Proteins from a genomic interval of Mesotoga sp. UBA6090:
- a CDS encoding metallophosphoesterase yields MKGKRILIVLAIALMSIMTFGQIEVEMLPFCSSGIERMPWLHDGILYFAGTNYDIYYTTLENGEWAEPQWLPGEINTSEYEINPCVIENDRELVMYFARYSADTDYDFYRSVFDEEKGGWTEGTLISELSTDVKEWDIWVNSDETVVYFTSEGTFAGKEPIGGRDIWKAESIDGKWSSPENLSFLNTGGDEWSVFVSPDGSIWFDSARDDSIGGYDIYRWDLYTRSIEHPGQHINTFLDERSLWTDGQILYFSGLNRPDGAGSYDIFTLSSPQEPVAEKEPTVELVDPIAVTINDIRQRSEGRYLFLNNIVEVEGIAMVSSGLWHDSANYFALTDKSAGILIYAQGFKEPLVEKGDLVRVKGTLSTVGYTTDVNSLVIRPSSPEDIEIIRKGETLPEPVIIFTDSAKSQLINLEGSLVMIFGKISAYDNETISRGFWLTGPSDHDFDNVSAGMKVKFYDYAGIDISSLDNGSFAAVQGVLIQDNEGNFYIRPTIDEDIREHTENRVLFLTTIARKDLLTPMEEEPETTKGEEESRDLILPEDIEVITQLSSSDNDFFSSSIAGTSNGKEVFASLYKEKGTRSKDFSPAIYKLVQGNVSTKIPFPGEAEYPYLKDNILLFAGRILPDDQDSDWGIFSYDMSTKEIKTLTSEDYDQIEPVISSKKDFLFYSERREGVWFVVRQDLSSGARTTLIENARSPTLSPTGNDVAFQYWDGDSWDIVTLNMKTGKTTGILSSSFNEFSPVWSPHGTKLAFVADYRGETEVFVIDLFDYSITPVTRDLFSSTSPFWLDENTLGFTMKTNLGWNIVKAGALSEEESPSESSDEEYQFIVSPRFAFPYLSHNRILEILTKESYSQKRARLLSKTGSAYELSQIDSNTYIIPDRIPEGLYSLEVFAENNGHLYHQLEEHSVRIGHMDDSFTVIQITDLHLDLPGKPENMLLFERLLGEIREESPDLMLITGDLSSSALAYTTDWEFIKKKILEYCDFPVFAVPGNHDTQRSGKTSGIELWEEVFGPCYYSFQWGSWHFMGLNTADSEYGFVSGVVSEEQMKWIAQELTRIGAGKILLFAHHNFYDDRWIFFEETEQRRELLELFSTSNVALALFGHRHSDAIDYSLNTLAVTTKRAVETDSTLAYRRIVVEEGQIVELVEVEPKSSVVF; encoded by the coding sequence ATGAAAGGAAAAAGAATATTGATCGTTTTGGCAATCGCGCTCATGAGTATCATGACTTTCGGTCAGATAGAAGTAGAGATGCTGCCATTTTGCTCGAGTGGAATAGAGAGGATGCCATGGCTTCACGACGGGATTCTCTACTTCGCTGGGACAAACTACGACATTTACTACACAACGCTAGAAAACGGAGAATGGGCCGAACCACAATGGCTTCCAGGCGAAATCAACACATCTGAGTACGAGATCAATCCCTGTGTGATAGAAAATGACCGAGAGTTGGTTATGTATTTCGCTAGATACTCGGCCGATACCGACTATGATTTCTACAGATCGGTATTTGATGAAGAGAAGGGCGGCTGGACAGAAGGAACTCTAATAAGTGAACTCAGCACGGATGTAAAAGAGTGGGATATCTGGGTGAACTCGGACGAGACCGTCGTATATTTCACTTCGGAAGGCACCTTTGCTGGAAAGGAACCTATCGGAGGAAGAGACATCTGGAAAGCTGAATCAATCGACGGGAAATGGTCGTCGCCGGAGAATCTCAGCTTCCTTAACACCGGCGGCGATGAATGGTCGGTGTTTGTTTCTCCAGATGGTTCCATATGGTTTGATTCTGCAAGGGATGACTCAATTGGAGGATATGATATTTATCGCTGGGATCTTTATACCCGAAGTATAGAGCACCCCGGACAACATATAAACACATTTCTCGACGAAAGAAGTCTTTGGACCGACGGACAGATACTGTATTTCTCGGGATTGAACAGACCTGATGGTGCAGGCAGCTACGACATTTTCACATTGTCATCTCCTCAAGAACCGGTAGCTGAGAAAGAACCAACGGTCGAACTCGTAGACCCAATAGCCGTGACTATCAATGATATTCGACAGAGATCCGAAGGCAGGTACTTGTTTCTAAACAACATCGTTGAGGTTGAAGGAATAGCAATGGTAAGCTCAGGCCTCTGGCATGACTCAGCGAATTACTTCGCCCTAACAGACAAGAGCGCAGGCATTCTCATCTATGCTCAAGGTTTCAAGGAGCCGCTCGTAGAGAAAGGTGATCTTGTACGGGTGAAGGGTACTCTCTCCACGGTTGGATATACAACAGATGTAAACAGCCTCGTTATTAGACCATCGTCTCCTGAAGATATTGAGATAATCAGAAAGGGAGAGACATTGCCCGAGCCTGTGATCATCTTTACAGATTCTGCAAAGAGCCAGCTCATAAACCTTGAAGGTTCGTTGGTAATGATTTTCGGGAAGATAAGCGCTTACGACAATGAAACAATTTCCAGGGGTTTCTGGCTGACTGGACCGTCAGACCATGATTTTGACAACGTATCGGCTGGAATGAAAGTGAAGTTCTATGACTATGCCGGCATCGACATATCGTCTCTTGACAATGGAAGCTTCGCTGCAGTTCAGGGAGTTCTGATTCAGGACAATGAAGGAAACTTCTATATAAGGCCAACAATCGACGAAGACATTCGAGAGCACACAGAAAACAGGGTTTTATTCTTAACCACAATTGCCAGAAAAGACCTTCTTACTCCGATGGAGGAAGAACCTGAAACTACAAAAGGAGAAGAAGAATCGAGAGATCTAATACTTCCTGAAGACATAGAAGTTATCACCCAGCTGTCCTCGTCCGATAATGATTTCTTTTCTTCGAGCATTGCTGGGACGTCAAATGGAAAAGAAGTCTTTGCCAGTCTTTACAAGGAAAAGGGAACAAGATCCAAGGACTTTTCTCCCGCAATTTATAAACTAGTTCAGGGAAACGTTTCAACAAAGATACCATTCCCCGGGGAAGCAGAATATCCATATCTCAAGGACAATATACTGCTCTTTGCAGGAAGAATCCTGCCTGATGATCAAGACAGTGACTGGGGAATATTTTCGTATGACATGTCAACAAAAGAGATAAAGACTCTGACATCAGAGGACTACGACCAAATCGAACCAGTAATCTCTTCCAAGAAGGATTTCTTGTTTTATTCGGAAAGAAGAGAGGGAGTATGGTTTGTTGTTAGACAGGATTTGTCGTCTGGTGCGAGGACGACTCTCATTGAGAATGCGAGATCACCCACGTTGTCACCGACAGGCAACGATGTCGCCTTCCAGTACTGGGACGGGGATAGCTGGGACATAGTGACCCTGAACATGAAAACCGGCAAGACGACTGGGATTCTAAGCAGCTCATTCAATGAGTTTTCTCCCGTTTGGTCGCCGCATGGCACAAAGCTTGCGTTTGTTGCCGATTACAGAGGAGAGACAGAAGTATTCGTTATAGATCTCTTTGATTATTCGATTACTCCTGTAACGAGGGATCTCTTCTCATCCACAAGTCCGTTCTGGCTGGATGAAAACACTCTGGGTTTCACAATGAAGACCAATCTTGGATGGAATATCGTTAAGGCGGGTGCCTTATCTGAAGAAGAGTCCCCATCTGAGAGTTCTGATGAAGAATACCAATTCATTGTCTCTCCGAGATTTGCTTTCCCCTACCTAAGTCACAATCGCATCCTTGAAATACTAACAAAAGAAAGCTATTCACAGAAAAGAGCAAGACTACTTAGCAAAACGGGAAGCGCATATGAGTTATCACAAATCGACAGTAACACCTACATAATCCCGGATCGCATTCCCGAAGGCCTTTATTCGCTTGAGGTTTTCGCAGAGAACAACGGTCATCTCTACCATCAGCTGGAAGAACACTCCGTTCGAATCGGACACATGGATGACTCCTTCACAGTCATTCAGATTACCGACCTCCATCTCGATCTGCCGGGTAAACCCGAGAATATGCTCTTGTTTGAAAGACTTCTTGGTGAGATTCGTGAAGAAAGCCCCGATCTCATGTTAATAACAGGCGATCTTTCTAGCTCTGCCCTTGCATATACAACTGACTGGGAATTCATAAAGAAAAAGATTCTTGAATATTGTGACTTTCCCGTATTTGCTGTGCCAGGGAATCACGATACTCAAAGATCCGGGAAGACTAGCGGGATCGAACTGTGGGAAGAGGTATTTGGTCCTTGTTACTACAGCTTTCAATGGGGTTCCTGGCACTTCATGGGTCTAAATACGGCCGATTCCGAGTACGGATTTGTGAGCGGCGTAGTCTCTGAAGAACAGATGAAATGGATAGCCCAAGAACTGACTAGAATAGGCGCCGGAAAGATCCTTCTTTTCGCCCATCACAACTTCTACGATGATCGATGGATCTTCTTCGAAGAGACTGAACAGAGAAGAGAGCTACTAGAGCTTTTCAGCACTAGCAACGTAGCCCTTGCTCTTTTTGGTCATCGCCATAGCGACGCGATAGACTATTCACTTAATACGCTTGCGGTTACGACGAAGAGGGCAGTGGAAACTGATAGCACACTGGCATACAGAAGAATAGTTGTAGAAGAAGGGCAAATTGTAGAACTGGTTGAAGTAGAGCCGAAGAGCTCGGTAGTTTTCTAG
- a CDS encoding AroM family protein: protein MTFLTIGQSPRDDLVPELVQIVGKRFEVHEIGLLDTIEERDIPKPTSERDLLVSRLRDGREVELSEEWVREQLLAFEVKEPTMLLCTSEFGIVKYIEPYRVIKSFLSSQGPFESLAVVVPDKKQACLAQRWKGLSTRLEVFSFSPYEGSPSIPSGLADSKYIYLDCMGYRLDHESMIHEVASGTVISARRIVGKFLRTIV, encoded by the coding sequence ATGACATTTTTGACTATTGGCCAGTCGCCTAGAGACGATCTCGTTCCTGAGCTTGTCCAGATTGTTGGAAAGCGTTTTGAAGTGCATGAGATCGGATTGTTGGATACTATAGAAGAAAGAGACATTCCTAAACCAACGTCAGAAAGAGATCTGCTAGTTAGCCGCTTGCGGGACGGTCGAGAGGTAGAGCTTTCCGAAGAATGGGTTAGAGAACAACTTCTTGCGTTTGAGGTGAAAGAACCGACAATGCTTTTGTGCACCAGTGAATTTGGTATAGTTAAGTATATTGAGCCATATAGAGTCATCAAGTCTTTCTTGAGTTCTCAGGGTCCTTTCGAAAGTCTAGCAGTAGTTGTGCCAGATAAGAAGCAAGCGTGCCTTGCACAGAGATGGAAAGGACTTTCGACGCGACTTGAGGTCTTCAGCTTTTCGCCTTATGAGGGAAGTCCCTCAATACCTAGCGGTCTTGCGGATTCAAAGTATATCTATCTTGATTGTATGGGTTACCGACTGGATCATGAGTCAATGATTCATGAGGTTGCTTCAGGTACAGTTATTTCGGCAAGAAGAATCGTGGGGAAATTTCTTCGCACCATAGTGTGA
- a CDS encoding ABC transporter substrate-binding protein codes for MRKYLVIMFLVVVLSFSAFAAEKYDSELVVGTDQNPTTMDPAMYQDLASSQVMRNVFETLVAYTADVKEIKPLIAESWTVSDDLKVWTFKLRENVFFQKGKFQDGRNVTAEDVKYSFDREMEISPMVRIYMIDTIEVVDTYTVKITLQYPYAPFLTVLTDIGAAIVPKEEVEGWGDDFVLHPIGSGPYVLKEWVKDDHMSFERYEEYWGEKPYVKKLTYKFIPDKAVLTLALLSGQVDITSDILDQDIPKVTADPNVEAVMVGGNNIYAAYMNATKGPTTDPKVREAIFKAVDVTQIAKVIFPNESGVPAYGPIPPGSWAYNPDVQNFYTPYDPEGAKQILKDAGYSDGLKLKMYTSDDPNRRKMAIVMQSMLKQVGIDLEVISLEWGSFIEVSANGEADIYAIGWTWYPDPEFFMYYMFHSSTAGTYGNGGTYNNPEVDKYIELGESSADQDERIMYYRKAEELVMKDRFFFPGYHKLVVMGVSDKVKGFTVSSDMTIRIFAPGTNVYVE; via the coding sequence ATGAGAAAGTATTTGGTAATCATGTTCCTCGTAGTCGTACTTTCATTCTCTGCATTTGCAGCGGAAAAGTATGATTCGGAGCTTGTTGTTGGAACCGACCAGAATCCGACGACAATGGATCCAGCAATGTATCAGGATCTGGCTTCTTCTCAGGTAATGAGAAATGTCTTCGAGACGTTGGTAGCTTACACTGCCGATGTCAAGGAGATTAAACCACTAATTGCCGAGTCTTGGACCGTGAGCGATGACCTAAAGGTTTGGACATTCAAGCTCAGAGAGAATGTCTTCTTCCAGAAGGGGAAGTTCCAGGACGGGCGTAATGTAACTGCAGAAGACGTGAAGTATAGCTTTGACAGAGAGATGGAAATCTCTCCGATGGTGAGAATCTACATGATCGACACTATCGAAGTCGTTGATACTTACACTGTCAAGATCACTCTTCAGTATCCATACGCTCCATTCCTTACTGTTCTTACGGATATCGGAGCTGCAATCGTTCCTAAAGAAGAAGTCGAAGGCTGGGGCGACGACTTCGTTCTTCATCCGATCGGCTCTGGTCCGTACGTGTTGAAGGAATGGGTCAAGGATGACCATATGTCTTTTGAGAGATACGAAGAGTACTGGGGCGAAAAACCCTATGTAAAGAAGCTAACGTACAAGTTCATCCCTGACAAAGCTGTGTTGACTCTTGCGCTTCTCAGCGGACAGGTGGATATTACAAGCGATATTCTCGATCAGGACATTCCTAAGGTAACCGCTGATCCTAATGTTGAGGCCGTAATGGTGGGCGGAAACAACATCTACGCCGCTTACATGAACGCGACGAAGGGCCCGACCACCGATCCCAAGGTAAGAGAAGCGATTTTCAAGGCAGTAGATGTCACACAGATAGCTAAAGTCATCTTCCCTAATGAGAGTGGAGTTCCTGCATATGGACCTATTCCCCCCGGATCGTGGGCATACAATCCCGATGTTCAGAATTTCTACACTCCTTACGATCCCGAAGGCGCGAAGCAGATCCTTAAGGACGCCGGATATTCAGATGGCCTTAAGCTTAAGATGTATACTTCTGACGATCCAAACAGAAGAAAGATGGCCATCGTTATGCAGTCGATGCTAAAGCAGGTCGGAATTGATCTCGAAGTCATATCTCTCGAGTGGGGAAGTTTTATAGAAGTATCTGCTAATGGAGAAGCGGACATTTACGCAATCGGTTGGACATGGTATCCCGACCCTGAATTCTTCATGTACTACATGTTCCACTCTTCGACTGCGGGAACTTATGGAAATGGCGGTACATACAACAACCCCGAAGTCGATAAGTACATAGAGCTGGGTGAGTCCTCTGCTGATCAGGATGAAAGGATTATGTATTATAGGAAGGCCGAGGAACTCGTGATGAAAGACAGGTTCTTCTTCCCTGGGTACCACAAGCTTGTTGTCATGGGTGTTAGTGACAAGGTAAAGGGCTTCACGGTTTCTTCGGATATGACCATACGGATCTTCGCTCCGGGAACAAACGTTTACGTAGAATAG
- a CDS encoding ABC transporter permease, which translates to MRKFIVRRLLQIIPTLFFVLLTVFFLMKLIPGDPAAVLLGPGARAQDIERFRAELGLDQPVFTQFALYLKRVFTGNFGKSLIYRQDVISLIVERLPTTLLLSVSALFIASIIGIPAGILAATKHDSFVDFSITILSLVGISVPIFWFGMILIIVFALQLGWLPAVGIGNISNGLWDVVKHIILPSTALGIQSMGIITRFTRSSMLEVLRQDYVRTAMAKGLKKRLVLYNHALRNALVPIVTVIGLQLGTLLAGAVLTETVFALPGLGKLMIDAILRRDFLLVQGEVLVIAFIYILVNFIVDMLYAFLNPKIRVAYGGSQ; encoded by the coding sequence GTGAGAAAGTTCATTGTCAGAAGGTTGCTCCAGATTATTCCCACCCTTTTCTTTGTGCTTCTGACGGTTTTCTTTTTGATGAAGCTTATTCCTGGAGATCCTGCGGCGGTTCTTCTAGGACCAGGCGCCAGAGCTCAAGACATAGAGCGCTTTAGAGCAGAGCTGGGACTCGATCAGCCTGTTTTCACTCAGTTTGCGCTTTATCTGAAGAGGGTGTTCACCGGTAACTTCGGCAAGTCTCTCATATATAGGCAGGATGTGATCTCACTGATTGTAGAGCGACTTCCGACAACGCTTCTTTTGAGCGTGAGCGCTCTATTCATTGCTTCGATAATTGGAATACCGGCCGGCATTCTTGCCGCAACCAAGCACGATAGTTTTGTAGACTTCAGTATAACGATTCTCTCCTTAGTTGGGATATCGGTTCCGATATTCTGGTTCGGCATGATACTCATAATCGTGTTTGCGTTGCAGCTTGGGTGGCTTCCCGCGGTTGGGATTGGAAACATTTCAAATGGACTTTGGGATGTTGTCAAGCATATTATCCTGCCTTCTACGGCTCTCGGAATTCAGTCTATGGGAATCATAACGAGGTTCACCCGATCGAGTATGCTGGAGGTTCTCAGGCAGGATTACGTGAGAACCGCGATGGCTAAAGGATTGAAGAAGAGGTTAGTTCTGTATAACCACGCACTGAGAAACGCCCTTGTTCCGATAGTAACGGTCATTGGTCTGCAGCTTGGTACACTGCTTGCAGGAGCTGTTCTAACGGAGACCGTCTTTGCGCTCCCGGGACTGGGCAAATTGATGATAGACGCGATATTGAGAAGAGATTTCTTACTCGTACAGGGTGAAGTCTTGGTCATTGCTTTCATATACATACTTGTAAATTTCATAGTGGATATGCTCTATGCGTTTCTCAATCCAAAGATTAGGGTCGCTTATGGAGGGTCACAGTAA
- a CDS encoding ABC transporter permease translates to MRAAQFLRRLLRSKQAVVGLVVILIILVLALFSPLIATHQAEDMDFMHIFALPGEGGHLFGTDDYGRDLFSRLVYGSRVSLMVGVVAVGIGSLLGTIIGVIAGFFGGLVDSIIMRIMDALLSFPYVLLAIAMMAVLGPGLFNAMLAIGIVMIPSFSRVVRSAVLTYKNEEFITAARLMGGSNLWVIMFHILPNIIPTIIIYVSLNFAGAIISEATLSFLGLGIQPPTPSWGSMLSEAKNYLQTAPNMAIFPGIAILVSCLGFNLLGDGLRDVLDPRLRS, encoded by the coding sequence ATGAGAGCTGCACAATTCTTGAGGAGACTTCTACGGAGCAAGCAGGCTGTTGTAGGGCTTGTTGTGATTCTGATAATCCTTGTGCTCGCCTTGTTCTCCCCGCTTATTGCAACACACCAAGCAGAGGACATGGACTTCATGCACATCTTTGCTTTACCCGGTGAAGGGGGCCACTTGTTCGGCACGGATGACTACGGTAGAGATCTTTTTAGCAGACTGGTCTACGGAAGTCGAGTATCGCTTATGGTTGGTGTTGTAGCTGTGGGCATAGGTTCGCTTCTTGGCACAATAATCGGTGTGATAGCCGGCTTTTTCGGAGGCCTAGTCGATTCAATAATTATGAGAATAATGGACGCACTGTTGTCTTTTCCATATGTTCTGCTGGCCATAGCGATGATGGCGGTTCTCGGCCCAGGGCTCTTCAATGCGATGCTCGCTATCGGTATTGTTATGATACCGAGCTTCTCGCGAGTTGTTAGGAGCGCAGTCTTGACTTACAAAAACGAGGAGTTCATTACTGCGGCGAGATTGATGGGAGGATCGAATCTCTGGGTAATCATGTTTCACATTCTTCCGAACATCATTCCAACAATAATCATATATGTTTCTTTGAACTTCGCCGGTGCGATAATCAGCGAGGCCACATTGAGCTTTCTAGGCCTTGGAATTCAGCCGCCAACCCCATCTTGGGGAAGCATGCTGAGCGAGGCCAAGAATTATCTTCAGACTGCTCCAAATATGGCTATCTTTCCGGGAATAGCGATCCTAGTTTCCTGTTTGGGATTCAATCTTCTTGGAGATGGCTTGAGAGACGTGCTAGATCCCAGATTGAGGTCTTGA
- a CDS encoding amidohydrolase, producing the protein MDKKRGIIHSVDRISSDVIELGKKIFGFSELSYEEYKSSEALKNFLKASGFEVISPAIEELPTSFIASYGNSDPRIAVMAEYDALPEIGHACGHNLICTTSIAAAIALKESGAIEGTGGSVVVVGCPAEERGGAKRVLVEKGVFDDMSAALIIHPASMSTGFDISYALKTFSIEYFGKPAHAAADPAKGVNALDAVIQMFNGISALRQQLPEKVRIHGIITNGGQSFNTIPDFSAAEIGIRALTIEEVDVVSEKFKKIVEAGALATGCDFEVEQTEQMEEVYVNVPIARLLDSNYELVGEKTTMRTYEQGVGSTDVGSVTHVLPAIQGYINITEHRDIPTHTREFASCANSEYAYNAMIRAAKAMALTVYDLLSDRSVLQEVIDYFKERRKEF; encoded by the coding sequence ATGGACAAGAAAAGGGGAATAATCCATAGTGTTGACAGAATTTCCAGTGATGTAATTGAGCTGGGTAAGAAGATCTTCGGTTTCTCTGAGCTCTCTTACGAGGAGTACAAGTCATCTGAGGCTCTAAAGAATTTCCTTAAAGCCTCCGGATTTGAGGTTATAAGCCCGGCTATTGAGGAGCTGCCCACTTCCTTTATTGCAAGTTACGGTAACTCTGATCCGAGAATAGCTGTGATGGCCGAATATGATGCGCTGCCTGAAATCGGCCATGCTTGCGGTCATAATCTGATCTGTACTACAAGTATTGCAGCGGCTATCGCACTCAAGGAAAGCGGAGCGATCGAGGGAACCGGCGGTTCCGTTGTTGTGGTAGGTTGCCCCGCTGAAGAACGCGGAGGAGCGAAGAGGGTTCTTGTCGAAAAGGGTGTTTTTGATGATATGAGCGCTGCTTTGATTATTCACCCCGCTTCAATGAGTACGGGTTTTGACATTTCGTATGCCCTGAAGACCTTCTCTATTGAATACTTTGGTAAACCGGCTCACGCTGCCGCGGATCCGGCTAAAGGTGTAAACGCGCTCGATGCTGTGATTCAGATGTTCAATGGTATTTCTGCATTGCGTCAGCAGCTTCCGGAGAAGGTTCGGATACACGGAATAATCACCAATGGCGGTCAATCCTTCAATACAATTCCCGATTTTTCAGCTGCCGAGATCGGAATAAGGGCGCTGACTATTGAAGAAGTCGACGTTGTCTCGGAGAAGTTCAAGAAGATAGTTGAAGCAGGGGCGTTGGCTACGGGGTGTGATTTTGAGGTGGAGCAAACCGAGCAGATGGAAGAGGTGTACGTAAACGTTCCTATTGCACGCCTATTGGACAGTAATTACGAGCTCGTCGGCGAAAAAACAACTATGCGTACGTATGAACAAGGAGTCGGCTCTACGGATGTAGGTTCGGTTACGCACGTGTTGCCTGCGATACAGGGGTACATAAATATTACCGAGCACCGGGACATCCCTACCCATACAAGAGAATTCGCGTCCTGTGCGAATTCAGAATATGCCTACAATGCAATGATAAGAGCCGCGAAAGCAATGGCGCTTACAGTCTATGATCTTCTGTCGGATAGATCGGTGTTGCAAGAAGTTATAGATTATTTCAAAGAGAGAAGGAAAGAATTTTGA
- a CDS encoding ABC transporter ATP-binding protein has translation MSHVLEVEDLTVEFRLPEGILRAPDGISFSVGEREVLGIVGESGSGKSVTALSLMGLIPSPPGKVKARKMEFMGKNLLKEAEEVRGKKISMVFQNPLNSLNPSMKIGAQLVEVLVNHMNMTKPEAKAKSIEIMKNLGIPSPENLMDRYPFEYSGGMRQRIMIAMAMLCNPKLLIADEPTTALDVTIQSQILYLFRELKEEFETSLIFITHDLGVIAQIADRVMVMYAGKQVENASVEEIFKNPKHPYTFGLLDSVPKLIPEKRKERLPSIKGNVPGLLEPPTGCRFHPRCSKAMKICAEKQPPVFSVGSSKVCCWLYGREVANNEAVGN, from the coding sequence TTGAGTCATGTTCTCGAGGTGGAAGACCTAACGGTCGAGTTCAGGTTGCCTGAGGGAATACTTAGAGCCCCGGATGGTATTAGCTTTTCGGTGGGCGAAAGAGAAGTGCTCGGCATAGTCGGAGAAAGCGGTTCCGGTAAGAGTGTCACTGCGCTTTCACTGATGGGTCTGATACCTTCTCCTCCTGGCAAAGTAAAAGCTCGCAAGATGGAATTCATGGGAAAGAATCTTCTCAAAGAGGCCGAGGAGGTAAGGGGGAAAAAGATATCGATGGTCTTTCAGAATCCCTTGAATTCACTGAACCCGTCGATGAAGATAGGAGCTCAGCTGGTCGAGGTGTTAGTAAACCATATGAATATGACAAAGCCAGAGGCGAAGGCGAAGTCGATTGAGATCATGAAGAATCTTGGAATTCCCTCACCGGAGAATCTCATGGACCGGTACCCTTTTGAGTATAGCGGGGGCATGCGCCAGCGAATCATGATCGCTATGGCGATGCTTTGCAATCCAAAGCTATTGATTGCCGATGAACCAACTACGGCTCTTGACGTGACAATTCAGTCTCAGATTCTCTATCTGTTCCGTGAATTGAAAGAAGAGTTCGAGACTTCTCTGATTTTCATTACACACGATCTCGGAGTCATCGCACAGATTGCAGATAGAGTGATGGTTATGTACGCTGGGAAACAGGTAGAGAATGCATCTGTCGAAGAGATCTTCAAGAATCCGAAGCATCCTTATACTTTCGGTCTACTTGATTCCGTACCGAAATTGATTCCCGAGAAGAGAAAGGAAAGGCTTCCTTCTATAAAGGGTAACGTTCCAGGCTTGCTGGAACCCCCAACAGGCTGTCGTTTTCACCCAAGGTGCAGTAAGGCAATGAAGATTTGCGCTGAAAAGCAACCGCCTGTCTTTTCAGTGGGTTCATCTAAAGTATGCTGCTGGCTTTATGGTAGAGAGGTTGCGAATAATGAAGCTGTTGGAAATTAG
- a CDS encoding ABC transporter ATP-binding protein yields MKLLEIRNLTKRFPIEDSIFGKPVKFLKAVDDVSFEVDKGGVFSLVGESGSGKSTIARLICGAYQPTSGEILYMGSPIGRTKADYRNIQMIFQDPDASLNPRKNVFSIIEEGLRIHRLGSSRERRERVLNILDSVGLDRSTIKKFPHELSGGQKQRVSVARSLILQPELLVLDEPTSALDVSIQAQMLNLLSDLQKEFSLTYVFITHDLKIVSQISDHVAVLYLGNIMEIGPVDLIIDSPLHPYTQGLLKSVPQPDPSKKATNEILKGEIPSPVNPPKGCPFITRCPQVFEACTIKPELKVVRDRKVRCHLYYTGGNFNA; encoded by the coding sequence ATGAAGCTGTTGGAAATTAGGAACCTTACAAAGAGATTCCCAATAGAGGATAGCATTTTTGGGAAACCGGTTAAGTTTCTCAAGGCAGTCGATGACGTATCCTTTGAAGTCGATAAGGGCGGCGTTTTCAGTTTGGTAGGCGAGAGCGGGTCCGGAAAATCCACAATAGCAAGGTTGATATGTGGTGCGTATCAGCCAACATCCGGTGAGATTCTGTATATGGGAAGTCCAATTGGAAGAACGAAGGCCGATTACAGAAACATCCAGATGATCTTTCAAGATCCGGATGCTTCGCTTAACCCGAGAAAGAATGTCTTTTCGATCATCGAAGAGGGGTTGAGAATTCATAGATTGGGGAGTTCACGAGAGAGAAGAGAAAGGGTTTTGAATATTCTCGACTCTGTTGGTTTGGATCGTTCAACAATCAAGAAATTCCCTCACGAACTAAGCGGCGGGCAGAAGCAGAGGGTCTCTGTCGCGAGGTCGCTCATTCTGCAGCCGGAATTGCTGGTCCTGGATGAACCAACCTCGGCTCTTGACGTTTCAATTCAGGCACAGATGCTGAACCTCCTTAGCGATCTACAGAAGGAGTTTTCATTGACTTATGTTTTCATCACACACGACCTCAAGATCGTAAGTCAGATTTCCGACCATGTGGCCGTTCTGTATCTGGGAAACATCATGGAAATTGGACCGGTAGATCTGATAATTGATAGCCCGCTTCATCCATACACTCAGGGACTGCTCAAGTCTGTCCCACAGCCTGATCCGAGTAAGAAAGCGACGAATGAGATTCTAAAAGGCGAGATTCCCAGTCCGGTAAATCCGCCCAAAGGCTGCCCGTTTATTACGAGGTGCCCACAGGTCTTTGAGGCTTGCACGATAAAACCGGAACTCAAGGTCGTCCGCGACAGAAAGGTAAGATGCCATCTTTATTACACAGGAGGTAATTTCAATGCTTAG